The DNA segment CTTCTGCTACCGATGCGCCACCGCCAGACGTTACCGGAAGAGCCGTTGCACCCTCCGCGCTATACCGAGTATTAACCAGACTGCGGCACTCTCGGTTAACCAGATCTGGTGTCTTTCCGTTTTTTTGTTTTTCGTAGCGGACCTGAAAATGAACATAAGTTTCAACTCGGCGGCCACCGCCGCTTTGGCGGTTCTGCGCCATAATGACAGCACCCATGCCAAGATGCAGGATGTCATTACCACCGGCATGCGCATATCGGAAGCAGCCGACAATGCGGCCTACTGGTCGATCGCCACCGACATGCGCAACACCACCAAGGCCACGAGCACCGTCATCGACGCGCTGGAACTGGGGGCTGCCCTTGTCGATGTGTCCTATCAGGGGATGGAGGACCTCATTTCCATTACGTCGGAGATCAAGACCAAGATCATGGCGATGAAAGAACCGGGGGTGGACCGCTACAAGGTCAGCTCGGAAATCTACGAGCTGGAAAAACAGTTTCTGTCCACCACGCAGTCTTCGTCGTTCAACGGCCGCAACCTGCTGGCGCCGGGCGATCTGCATTATACCGAGAAAAGCTATGTCGATGGCAACGGCAAGACGCTGAACTATATCGAGATGAGCCCTCCCGACACCAATGTCGCCTTTGGCGGCATCGTTGCGAGCTATACCAAGGGCAAAGTCGGCATCATCAACATCTATGGCGACAGCAACCTCAACGTCTTCGGCCCGGCCACCTACAAGAATGCCGATGGCAGCACCTCGGCGCAGAACGGCCTGGCCGACACGCCACAGGCGGACGGCATGACCGGCGGCGTGCCGCATCCGGATCCGGCCAAGACCACCGCCTGGCTACCGGCCTTCAACGGCCGCACCCAGATCGGCATGGGCACCGACGATATGTTCAGCGCCTCGCATATGGGGGAAGTGCCCGACGATCTCGTCGAAACCGCCACCGATCTGCTGCTGAAGCGCTATGACGACATCCATTCGACCCTGACGGACCGGGCAGCGACGCTCGGATCGCTCAGCATGCGCATCGACATGCAGACGGATTTCAACAGGACGCTGACATCGACGATCCAGAAGGGCATCGGCCGGCTGGTGGATGCCGATATGAACGATGCCTCGACCAAGCTGAAAGCGGTGCAGGCACAGGTGCAGCTGGCCGTCCAGGCGCTGAACATTGCCAACAACGCGCCGTCACTGCTGATGCAGTTGTTCCGCTAAGGAACAGAGCGCGCGTTACACCAAAACCGTTTCAAGCTCGGTGATGTCGTTGAGGCAATGATCGGATGCGGCAGCCAGAGATTGCGGCGAGCCGGTGCCGGTGAGGACCGCAACCGTCAAGCCGGCGCCGGCGTTGCGGCCCATGTGCAGGTCGTGATTGTTGTCGCCGACGACCGCGATCTGGTGGGGCTCAAGCCCGGTCGCCGCGCAGAAACCGTGCACCATGCCGGGCTGCGGCTTGGTGCCGAAGCCGCTGTCATAGCCTGCGACATAATGAAGATAACCGTCGAAACCAAAGCGTTTTGCGGTTTCCCGGATCGAGCGTTCGTTGTCGCTGGAGGCAACGCCGAGGCGGTAGCCCTTGGCATGAAGGCCGGCAAAGAAGGTTGCAAGGTCGGTCACCGGCACCGCATAGGCGGCCGAATTGGAAAACAATCCATCGAGCTTCACCGTCAGCGCCTCGACCGTATAGGGGGCGCCGGCCGCGACCATGCCGGTGGCGATCTCGATCGTATTGCCTGCGGCCAGCAGGCTGTCGGGCGTGACATGGCCGGTATCGGGATCCATGCCGCCGGCCACCAGCAGGCGTCTTGCCAGAGCCGCATCGCCATTGGCCGCGATGCTGGCGACCTCGTAATTGACCGGAACCCAGCTTTTTACGTAATCGAGCAGCGTTCCGTCCTTGTCGAAGAGGATACCGGAAATGGTTCTGTCGGCCGTCATGAATATCTCACCGGAAAAAGTGTCAGTTATCGCCGCGTGGCTGCAGCCGTGCCTTCACTGTCAGCGGGTTGATATAGGGTTCAAGCCCCCGGATCGTCGCCGACAATGCTCCGCGCATTTCATGCACGGTTTCGAGCCCGGCATCGATCATCTTGCGACGCACTTCGTCGTTGACGAGAAGATAATTGACCCCCTTGGCCAGCATCTCGACATCACGGATGATCTTGGCGCTGCCGTTCTTGGCGAGCATCTGGTAGGTGTCGCGGAAATTCTGGACATTGCCGCCCGACAGGATGGCGCAGCCGAGCATGGCCGGCTCCAGCGGGTTCTGCCCGCCTTCGGCAAACAGCGAGCGGCCGACGAAGGCCACCTCGGTCAAACGCAGGTAGAGCCCCATCTCGCCAATGGTATCGCCCAGGAAAATATCGGTTTCCGGGGTGATCGGATCGTTGCGGGTGCGCCTGGCGACCGTCAGCCCCTTGGAGGTCAGCATCGTCTCGATCGCGTCGCAGCGCTCGGGATGGCGGGGCACGATCACGGTCAGGAGGCCGGTGCGCTCCTTGAGCGCACGGTGGACGATGCCTGCGGCATTTTCCTCGCCCTCGAAGGTGGAGATGGCAGCCCAGGTCTTGCGGTCGCGGATCTGCTGGCGGTAATGCTTCAGCGCGTGATTGTCATACGGCGGCGCATCGGTATCGACCTTCAGATTGCCGGAGACCATCACCGGCAGGGCGCCCAGCGTGCGGAAACGGTCGGCATCGGCCTCGGACTGCGCAATGACCAGCGCCAGGTTTTCAAACAGCGCGTCGGCAAGCCACAGGCGCTTTTTCCAGCGGCCGAAGGTGCGGTCCGACAGGCGGCCATTGACCAGAACCTGCGGAATATGACGGTTCCCGAGCTCCATCATCGTCATCGGCCAGATCTCCGATTCCGCGATGATCGCCAGATCCGGCTCCCAATAATCGAGAAAGCGGCTGACGGCCGGCTTGAAATCGAGCGGCACGTATTGATGGGTGACACGCGCGCCCAGCCGGTCGGCAACGATGCGGGCCGATGTCTTCGTGCCGGTGGTCAGCACCACCGAGATGCCCCGGCGCGAAACTTCATGGATCAGCGGAATGATGGCCGTCGTCTCGCCGACGCTGGCGGCATGGAACCACACCAGCGGCCCATGCGGACGCGGCGCGCTGGCATGGCCATAGCGCTCCTGGCGGCGGGCGCTGTCTTCCTTGCCCTTGGCGGCGCGGGCGGCCAGATAGCCCCAGACCAACGGGTAGACCGCCGTGCCGATCCAGCGATAGCTTGACAGAGCCAGCCGGGCGAGCATGCGGCTCATGGGGTCAGGTCCTGCGCACAGCAGCCAGCGCAAAAGCCGTCTGTAAAGGCGAAGGCAGCCTTCTCAGCCGCGCGGCCTGCCTGTCCGAAACGCCCTGGCATCAAGCCTGTTCCGGATCCAGAAGCCGGTGCATGTGGACGATGAAATAGCGCATATGCGCGTTATCGACGGTCAGCTGGGCCTTGGATTTCCATGCCGTCAGGGCCGTGTCGTAATCAGGGAAGATGCCGACGACATCGAGCTTTTCGAGATCGCGGAACTGGACGCCGGTGAGTGTCGTCAATTCACCGCCGAACACGAGGTGCAGCCGCTGTTTTACTTCCGAATTCTGAGCCATCAGACCATCCAATTTTCTTGCCGTATTTTGCTTGTGGTTTGCGGCATTCAGCCGGAAAGGTCAATGGCCCTCCAGCCCCTGAGACGCCGCAATCAATGCCGGTAAAGCGGGCCTTGCCGCCGCGCAGAGCACGGTATGACGAACATTGGGGCGATTGTAGGAAAGCGGCTGTCCATCAAGCCCGAAAAGCGCCCCGCCTGCCCGCTCCAGGATGAGGTCGGCGGCTGCCAAATCCCAATCATGGGAGTTTTTCTTGACGAT comes from the Pararhizobium qamdonense genome and includes:
- a CDS encoding flagellin N-terminal helical domain-containing protein, with amino-acid sequence MNISFNSAATAALAVLRHNDSTHAKMQDVITTGMRISEAADNAAYWSIATDMRNTTKATSTVIDALELGAALVDVSYQGMEDLISITSEIKTKIMAMKEPGVDRYKVSSEIYELEKQFLSTTQSSSFNGRNLLAPGDLHYTEKSYVDGNGKTLNYIEMSPPDTNVAFGGIVASYTKGKVGIINIYGDSNLNVFGPATYKNADGSTSAQNGLADTPQADGMTGGVPHPDPAKTTAWLPAFNGRTQIGMGTDDMFSASHMGEVPDDLVETATDLLLKRYDDIHSTLTDRAATLGSLSMRIDMQTDFNRTLTSTIQKGIGRLVDADMNDASTKLKAVQAQVQLAVQALNIANNAPSLLMQLFR
- a CDS encoding HAD family hydrolase, which translates into the protein MTADRTISGILFDKDGTLLDYVKSWVPVNYEVASIAANGDAALARRLLVAGGMDPDTGHVTPDSLLAAGNTIEIATGMVAAGAPYTVEALTVKLDGLFSNSAAYAVPVTDLATFFAGLHAKGYRLGVASSDNERSIRETAKRFGFDGYLHYVAGYDSGFGTKPQPGMVHGFCAATGLEPHQIAVVGDNNHDLHMGRNAGAGLTVAVLTGTGSPQSLAAASDHCLNDITELETVLV
- the waaA gene encoding lipid IV(A) 3-deoxy-D-manno-octulosonic acid transferase, encoding MSRMLARLALSSYRWIGTAVYPLVWGYLAARAAKGKEDSARRQERYGHASAPRPHGPLVWFHAASVGETTAIIPLIHEVSRRGISVVLTTGTKTSARIVADRLGARVTHQYVPLDFKPAVSRFLDYWEPDLAIIAESEIWPMTMMELGNRHIPQVLVNGRLSDRTFGRWKKRLWLADALFENLALVIAQSEADADRFRTLGALPVMVSGNLKVDTDAPPYDNHALKHYRQQIRDRKTWAAISTFEGEENAAGIVHRALKERTGLLTVIVPRHPERCDAIETMLTSKGLTVARRTRNDPITPETDIFLGDTIGEMGLYLRLTEVAFVGRSLFAEGGQNPLEPAMLGCAILSGGNVQNFRDTYQMLAKNGSAKIIRDVEMLAKGVNYLLVNDEVRRKMIDAGLETVHEMRGALSATIRGLEPYINPLTVKARLQPRGDN
- a CDS encoding DUF4170 domain-containing protein, translated to MAQNSEVKQRLHLVFGGELTTLTGVQFRDLEKLDVVGIFPDYDTALTAWKSKAQLTVDNAHMRYFIVHMHRLLDPEQA